The Candidatus Neomarinimicrobiota bacterium genome has a window encoding:
- the mrdA gene encoding penicillin-binding protein 2, which translates to MNLPQAATLARRRNVLAAGIVLLMGGVGLRYFQLQILNHDQYRTHAEKNSIREVRLPAPRGLMFDRHGKFLVTNRSQYSLAVIPAEVRNSLDELSQLGRYLDISAETIGRIVAEADGPYRRFQPVTLYSDVGFTQRSHIEEHRLEFPGIFFVDEALRHYPSRARATHLIGYLRAISTEDFAQYRREGYYMGDVVGAAGLEREYERVLRGRDGYRYHLVDNLLRDLGAVPNKPTLRPTAGQDVHLSLDLDMQALGERLMEGRRGALIAMEPTSGEIYAYVSAPDYVLAPFTGPVPVALWQQWRDHPDKLLLNRPVNGLYPPGSVFKLVAAAAALAAGEIDPSATIECNGIYRFGNRNFHCNIWPGHGEVNLEDALRLSCNIYFYKLIQWIGFEAWEDMATRFGFGQPTGIEMPQESTGLVPDPSYMDRKYADVGWTAGHLLNLVLGQGDLLVSPLQIARMTAAIANGGRLVNPVLVRFPARPSRRKEYVELLPSIWRDLRAAMYQVVNGDQGTGFRAKVSGGDIFGKTGTAQNPHGAGHSWFTGFVKTISGNEMVVTILVEQGGLGSRTAAPLAAEMFRFYIDRYSNGAGDLAQVP; encoded by the coding sequence ATGAATCTGCCGCAGGCAGCGACCCTGGCCCGCCGGCGGAATGTTCTGGCCGCGGGCATTGTCTTGCTCATGGGTGGCGTCGGCTTGCGCTATTTCCAGCTGCAGATTCTGAACCACGACCAATACCGCACGCACGCTGAAAAGAACAGCATCAGGGAAGTCCGATTGCCGGCACCCCGCGGCCTGATGTTTGACCGCCACGGGAAATTTCTGGTGACCAACCGCTCCCAATACAGTTTGGCGGTGATCCCGGCTGAAGTGCGCAACAGCCTGGATGAACTGTCGCAGCTGGGCCGCTATTTAGATATTTCGGCGGAAACGATCGGGCGCATCGTGGCGGAAGCGGACGGACCCTACCGACGGTTTCAGCCGGTGACCCTGTACAGCGATGTAGGTTTTACGCAACGGTCGCACATCGAGGAGCACCGCCTGGAGTTTCCAGGCATATTCTTTGTGGACGAGGCCCTCCGTCACTACCCGTCACGCGCCCGGGCCACCCATCTGATCGGCTACCTGCGCGCAATCTCCACCGAGGACTTTGCTCAGTACCGGCGCGAGGGTTATTACATGGGGGACGTGGTGGGCGCGGCAGGGCTGGAGCGGGAGTATGAGCGGGTGCTCCGTGGCAGGGATGGCTACCGGTACCACCTGGTGGACAATCTGTTGCGGGACCTGGGTGCAGTGCCCAACAAACCTACGTTGCGTCCCACGGCCGGGCAGGACGTGCATCTGTCGCTGGACCTGGATATGCAGGCCTTGGGCGAGCGGCTCATGGAGGGGCGGCGGGGAGCGCTCATCGCCATGGAGCCAACGAGTGGCGAGATTTACGCTTATGTCAGTGCGCCTGATTATGTACTGGCCCCTTTCACCGGGCCCGTTCCGGTGGCACTGTGGCAGCAGTGGCGGGACCACCCCGACAAGCTGCTGCTCAACCGGCCCGTTAACGGGCTCTACCCACCGGGCTCGGTCTTCAAGCTGGTGGCGGCCGCAGCCGCCCTCGCCGCCGGCGAAATAGATCCCTCGGCAACGATTGAGTGCAACGGCATCTACCGGTTCGGCAATCGGAATTTCCATTGTAATATCTGGCCGGGTCACGGCGAGGTAAACCTGGAGGATGCCCTCCGCCTGTCCTGCAATATTTACTTCTACAAACTCATTCAATGGATCGGGTTCGAGGCCTGGGAGGATATGGCCACCCGATTTGGATTTGGGCAGCCCACCGGCATCGAAATGCCGCAGGAATCCACCGGGCTGGTACCCGACCCGAGCTACATGGACCGCAAATATGCGGACGTGGGCTGGACTGCCGGGCATCTGCTTAACCTGGTCCTGGGGCAGGGCGACCTTTTGGTCTCGCCCCTGCAAATCGCCCGTATGACCGCCGCCATCGCCAATGGCGGCCGGCTGGTGAACCCTGTCCTGGTGAGGTTCCCGGCCAGGCCGTCCCGCCGGAAAGAGTATGTGGAACTGCTGCCCAGCATTTGGCGCGACCTGCGGGCAGCCATGTACCAGGTCGTCAACGGGGACCAGGGGACCGGCTTCCGAGCCAAGGTTTCGGGCGGTGACATATTTGGCAAGACGGGCACGGCCCAGAACCCTCATGGGGCGGGGCACTCCTGGTTTACGGGCTTTGTAAAGACGATCAGCGGCAACGAAATGGTGGTGACGATCTTGGTGGAGCAGGGCGGGTTGGGTTCGCGCACGGCAGCTCCGCTGGCGGCAGAGATGTTTCGCTTCTACATCGATAGATATAGCAATGGTGCAGGGGACCTGGCTCAAGTCCCTTAA
- the mreD gene encoding rod shape-determining protein MreD, translated as MGPILKTLALFAGVLLAQIKLADYLRLGEIRPDFILVFLVFLSARYGRLAGILGGFGAGLIQDLSGALSILGANTLAKPIVGYTLGTLNGTTTVWTPRIMNLYVYGALLVHAVVFQAAMSLGLQMPIGVLVKRIVLETFISSTLVTGLRYMVPLLPARA; from the coding sequence ATGGGCCCGATTCTTAAAACCTTGGCCCTATTTGCGGGGGTGCTGCTGGCCCAGATCAAGCTGGCGGATTACCTCCGCCTGGGTGAGATCCGGCCGGACTTCATTCTGGTTTTCCTGGTATTTCTGTCAGCCCGGTATGGCCGGTTAGCCGGTATTCTGGGCGGCTTCGGCGCCGGATTGATACAGGACCTGAGCGGCGCCCTCAGCATCCTGGGAGCCAATACGCTGGCCAAACCCATTGTGGGCTACACCCTGGGCACCCTGAATGGAACCACAACGGTCTGGACCCCGAGGATCATGAACCTGTATGTCTATGGCGCCCTGCTGGTGCACGCAGTGGTGTTTCAGGCGGCCATGAGTCTGGGCCTACAGATGCCGATAGGCGTGCTGGTCAAGCGCATTGTGCTGGAGACCTTCATCTCCAGCACGTTGGTAACCGGCCTGCGCTACATGGTTCCCCTGCTGCCGGCCCGGGCATGA
- the mreC gene encoding rod shape-determining protein MreC, translating into MRNLFELLYYIRETLLLLLAVLVALVLLLTGDSRQSFALQGFVVAATGAVPRPSLGISDMIGYRDKNQVLREQVTKYRLLNAELADMARENERLRRMLRFTKESPHKLQVAEVVSRGASSVLSTLTLNIGSQHGVVPNVPVLTMDGLLGKTLTVARNATIIQLISDRNFRVSVKVGAEGSRGILKPLYGLSAEVTGIPVTVPIRPGDAITTSGFSDIYPKNLPVGVVAEVESVPGENFSRLKVRLHANPFEVEHVFVMVIDGPDS; encoded by the coding sequence GTGCGGAACCTCTTCGAGCTCCTCTACTACATCCGGGAGACGCTGCTGTTGCTGCTGGCCGTGCTCGTTGCTCTCGTGCTGCTGTTGACGGGAGACTCACGACAATCGTTTGCGCTTCAGGGGTTCGTAGTGGCTGCGACGGGTGCGGTACCACGCCCAAGTCTGGGCATCAGTGACATGATCGGTTACCGCGACAAGAACCAGGTGCTGAGGGAGCAGGTCACCAAATACAGGCTGCTTAATGCGGAGTTGGCCGATATGGCCAGGGAGAATGAGCGCCTGCGCAGGATGCTGAGGTTCACGAAAGAATCTCCGCATAAACTGCAAGTGGCAGAGGTGGTGAGCCGGGGCGCGTCAAGCGTGCTGAGCACCCTGACACTCAACATCGGCTCGCAACACGGTGTGGTACCCAATGTTCCTGTCTTGACCATGGACGGGCTGCTGGGCAAGACCCTCACGGTGGCGCGGAATGCCACCATCATACAACTGATCTCGGACCGGAATTTTCGGGTTTCAGTAAAAGTGGGTGCGGAGGGATCGCGGGGTATTTTGAAACCGTTGTACGGTCTCTCGGCGGAAGTTACGGGGATTCCCGTTACCGTCCCGATTCGCCCCGGCGACGCGATCACCACTTCCGGCTTCTCCGACATCTATCCCAAGAACTTGCCCGTGGGGGTGGTCGCTGAGGTGGAGAGCGTGCCGGGGGAGAATTTCAGCCGCCTGAAGGTGCGGCTGCACGCCAATCCCTTCGAAGTGGAGCACGTGTTCGTTATGGTGATCGATGGGCCCGATTCTTAA